AAAGAGCCCGGGAGGACGCTCGCCAGGTCCGAGAGGATGTCCCCGAAGAGGTTAGCCGTGACCACCACGTCAAAGCGGGCGGGGTTCTTCACCAGGTGCATGGCCATGGCGTCCACGTACTGGTGCTCCAGGGCCACGTCCGGGTAGGCCCCGTGGACCTCCTCCACGGTCTTCCGCCAGAACTCCCCCACCTCCAGCACGTTGGCCTTGTCCACGCTGGTCACGTGCCGCCTCCGCTTCCTCGCCTCAAAGGCCACCTTGGCCACCCGCTCCACCTCGGGCCTACTGTAGCGCTCCGTGTTCCAGGCCTCGGCCTCCGACATCCCTGGGCTCCCCGAAGTAGATCCCCTGAGCTCCCGCACGATGAGCACGTCCACCCCCGGGCGGTCTCCTCCTTGAGGGGGGAAAGCCTCTCCAGCCCGGGGAAGACCTTGGCCGGCGCAGGTTGGCGAAGAGGTCCTGGCTCTTCCTGAGGGCGAGGAGGCCGGTTTCCGGCCGGATTTTCCGAGGGAGGGTATCCCACTTGGGCCCCCCCACGCTTCCCAAAAGCACCGCCTCCGCCCTTCCACCCCCCTTCGGGTCACCTGGGGGAAGGGCTCTCCATAGGCGTCAATGGCCGCCCCCCGAAGGGGAAGAGCTCGTAGGCGAGGCCGAGGCTCTCCCCCTTGTCCAGGGCCTTCAGGACCTTAAGGGCGGCCTCCGTCACCTCAGGGCCGATGCCATCCCCGGGGAGGACCGCCACCCTCATCCCGCCCTCCTGGGGTGGGGGAGCCTCTGGTCAAACTGGTCCAAAAGCTCCCCGGCTTCTAGAAGCTCCCCAATGGGGTCCCAAAGCCCCTCGGTGAGGGCCTCCCGGGCCTCCCCCGGATGGAAAGGGGGGCCACCCGGTCCCCGAAGCGGACCTCCTTGTTCACCAGGTCAATCTCCACCTCCAGGCTTGGGTTTTCCTCCACCGCCTGAAAGAGGGCCGCCAGGTCCCCGGGGCCAGGCTCGCGCAGGGAGGCCGATGGCGGTGGCGTTGCCGAAGAAGATCTCGGCGAAGCTCTCCCCGAGGATGGCCCTGAAACCCGCCCGCTTGATGGCCTGGGGGCGTGCTCGCGGCTACTACCGGAGCCAAAACCCGCCTCCCACCAAGAGGATGGTGGCCCCTGGTACTTGGGTCGTTCAGGGGGTGGGGCTTGGGGTTACCCCCTTCGTCAAAGCGCTCGTCGTAGAAGAGGTACTGGCCCAGCCCCTCAAAGGTGAGGCGCTTCATGAAGCGGCGGGGAGGATGCGGTCGGTGTCGATGTCCTCGCCCCTAAGGGGCACGGCGCGGCCCCGGATCACGGTGAAGCTCTCCAGCATGGCTTACCTCCCGATGCCAAAGACTTCCCGGGCGTCGGCGATCTCCCCGGCGATGGCGGCGGCGGCCACCATGAGGGGGCTCATGAGGACGGTGCGCCCCCTGGGGCTTCCCATCCTCCCCTTGTAGTTGCGGTTGGAGCTGCTGGCGCAAAGCTCGTCCCTTCCAGGCGGTCCGGGTTCATGGCCAGGCACATGGAGCACCCCGGCATCCGCCACTCGAACCCCGCTTCCCGGAAGACCTCGGCGATGCCCTCCTCCTCCGCCTTCATGGCCACCCACTCCGAGCCCGGCACCACCAGGGCCCTTACCCCCTTCTTCACCCTGTGCCCCTTGAGGTGGCGGGCCACCTCCCGGAGGTCGGAGAGCCTAGCGTTGGTGCAGCTCCCGATGAAGGCCACCTGGACGGTCACCCCCTGGATGGGCTGGCCCGGCTTAAAGCCCATGTAGGCCAAGGCCTCCTCGGCCACGGCCCTCTCCTCCTCGGGAAGCTCCTCTAAAAGGGGAATCCGCCCATCTATGGGGATGGCCTGGCCCGGGGTGATCCCCCAGGTGACCGTGGGGGCGATCCCCTCGGCCCGGAAGGTGACCACGTCGTCGTAGGGGGCGTCGGGGTCGGAGCGGAAGGAAAGCCACCTCCTCTTGGCCTCCTCCCACTCGGGCCCTTTGGGGCTATAGGGCGGCCCTCGAGGTAGGCGAAGGTGGTCTCGTCGGGGTTCACGTAGCCGATCCTGGCCCCGCCCTCAATGGACATGTTGCAAAGGGTCATGCGGCTTTCCATGTCCATGGCCTCTACCGTGCTCCCCCCGTACTCGTAGGCGTAGCCCAGGCCCCCCTTCACCCCCAGGTGGCGGATGATGTGGAGGATCACGTCCTTGGCGTAGACCCCGGGGCCAAGCCTCCCCTCCACGTTGATGCGCCGCACCTTGAGCTTCTTCGCCGCCAGGGTCTGGGTGGCGAGGACGTCCCGCACCTGGCTGGTGCCGATGCCGAAGGCCACCGCCCCGAAGGCCCCGTGGGTGGAGGTGTGGGAGTCCCCGCAGGCGATGGTCATCCCGGGCTGGGTGAGGCCCAGCTGGGGGCCGATGACGTGGACGATGCCCTGGTCCCCGCTCCCCAGGTCAAAGAAGGGGATGCCGTGCTCCCTCGTGTTCTCCCTGAGGGCCTCCAGCATGGCCTGGGCCAGGGGGTCCTGGAAGGGTTCGGTGCGGTCGTGGGTGGGGACGATGTGGTCCACGGTGGCGAAGGTGCGGTGGGGAAAGCGCACCTTGAGGCCCAGGTCCTTGAGCATCCCGAAGGCCTGGGGGCTCGTCACCTCGTGGAGGAGGTGGAGGTCTATGAAGAGCTGGCTCTGCCCATTCCTGAGCTTCCTCACCTCGTGGGCTTCCCAAACCTTGTCGTAAAGCGTCCTTCCCATGCTTCCTCCCTAGGCAAAACCCCCCGGGTTCCTAGGCCCGGGGGGAGTGGGAAAAGGCTTCCCTAAGCCGGGCCCACCCGGCCTAGGGGTAGCAGGATGCCCCGCCGCATCGCCTTATAGGCTAAACCCTTGGGCCCCCCTGGTCAAGCTTGACGAGGGGAGCCCTCCTGCCTAAAATAGCCCTTGCGTCTGCCGGGGTGGCGGAATTGGTAGACGCGCACGATTCAGGGTCGTGTGTCCTTTGGGACGTGCGGGTTCAAGTCCCGCCCCCGGCACCAAAGGCGGAAGCACTCTTCAGGACGGCCCCGGTGCAAACCGGGGTCTTCCCCTTTTCCCCCGGGGAAGGGGTCGGGAAAGGGCAGGGTCGCGTGTGCACCCCCATCCCGATCTTGTTCTTTTAGAGGGTAGAATGAAAGGGTTTCGGAGTGGGCGGGGGCTTGGTTGACGGCGAGG
The genomic region above belongs to Thermus sediminis and contains:
- a CDS encoding isocitrate/isopropylmalate family dehydrogenase; translated protein: MDVLIVRELRGSTSGSPGMSEAEAWNTERYSRPEVERVAKVAFEARKRRRHVTSVDKANVLEVGEFWRKTVEEVHGAYPDVALEHQYVDAMAMHLVKNPARFDVVVTANLFGDILSDLASVLPGS
- a CDS encoding isocitrate/isopropylmalate family dehydrogenase, with the translated sequence MLLGSVGGPKWDTLPRKIRPETGLLALRKSQDLFANLRRPRSSPGWRGFPPSRRRPPGGGRAHRAGAQGIYFGEPRDVGGRGLEHGALQ
- a CDS encoding isocitrate/isopropylmalate family dehydrogenase, with protein sequence MRVAVLPGDGIGPEVTEAALKVLKALDKGESLGLAYELFPFGGRPLTPMESPSPR